The following nucleotide sequence is from Salvia miltiorrhiza cultivar Shanhuang (shh) chromosome 7, IMPLAD_Smil_shh, whole genome shotgun sequence.
aaacttaaacacttacgtcaattctagcatctctctccgacgtataacttccgtcggcgtacgtgtggaggcggaggaaggtggcatagttcggtgcatcctggggagtaccaggatccaagctctgtatatgcatttatataagataaataagttatattagtcaatatattaatttaatttatatacttaattatttgttaattacataccatatactgctgcaggatacgagtcgactgggacccgcccacgtgcctactgatccctgtaccctccccatcgggctcggacatccggttggcacgaGCTCGAGttgaaacagcctcaacctcgggctgatgccagtaatcccggagtccagtccagaaatcgggagtcatccagacgggcctagacatctctctcccttggctgatacactgcttgagagttgacttgtagtcgctcatcatgtcggagtaccttttgcgggctttTGTCTCCCACATGATCCTCACGTCATGCTCATCCTCGGGCTTCCAcgtaaactctttctgttgaaagaaagagaattaatttaatatcaaacattttaacaatttaatatgatatatttatatgtattataaatttaattgtacctgtaattcatcaaaaaatttatccttcatcgccgggggcgtcaacttccatgtgtacccgcctgtgttttcaaacatcttaaatgtgcacgtgcaagctttggacaggccagtgggctccaacaaaacactgtgtacaagtaattttgtcacttaatcatggtgtacgagaaacaGTAATTTTAACTAATGTACTTACCCAGTCTCaggatgcctctgaaataccgtcctcccatcaggtgccttaacctctctctctctgatagcggcagctgtagggcccctaggccttctagcccgtgaactactagaagcattgggagtctcgggagtcccagaaatatgcgtcccagacccatcagatgtatctgctgtagcttctggcgcattaacgccagattgcctcccaaatcccaacaaacctcgagaggtagacatgatgcctgttgcatacaattaaattaacaaacgCTTTCACGAAACGTAACATTAATagtaactaacaaacataaacataaacataacaaatttgcaatcaaattcaaccaaaatgtgcatttacatttattcataagcatcactactatcatcatcactatcgttagatgtcaacggggaatcatcgtcttctgcttcatcgtcatcttcaatctcaacgactccaccgaggggatgaaggagaagtggttgttcaatgcctacacttgtgtgagtaggcataatagtaaccacttcttcttgaaatggttgatctaatgttgatgtagatgctgcagtagacacttcaaccttagatcttgcgttgactttgcatgctgaccaccaatttttctttgattggttcgtactgggatagggacagtaaaacacttgaactacttgactcgccaaaacaaagggatcatacttccTATATCTTCATGTGTGGTTCagtgaaactaacttgaagtctgtatcaatagaagttccctgagccgacaaatcaaaccattcacagttgaacaagactgtctgcttaattggataccccggatactccagcacgcaaacctcttgcagacgcccataaaagtctagcacatctctatcactaccatagaccgaaccttttatgcaaacgccactgttcacagtcgcactctctctatcatgatcagttgtgtgaaacctgtagccattcacgaaatagccggagtatgtttcaatctcccttaatggtccagctgcaagcgacctaatataagggttcaactcgtcgttacaaggacgacaaacctgtttcacacaaatatcatttaagtttgctagccaattttagagtaagtaaatgtatatttaacataaatttatcgtctcttacgtaatggttaaaccacagaataaactcgttgtgaaacgcgacttcaaactctgcatcagtcatgtaaggatttgcatatcgtttttcctccttgaagatccttggatacaaagaatcaaataaatatgttaacacctatatatgatgaacacttcttatacgtaaattgaacgagaatactcacttgctatatgtctctgcaacctctgcacaattgctcaaaatatacatgtgtgcagcatgccattcgcgctcatccatgtatctcttcgtccctcggccaagtgaacgcccaataggtttgaatatggcgagacaaagaggatcatcattttcagcaacgggcatctcaatattgcgaggcaaagttgtccactttgtagatatttgatcttcaaagtaaaacgaagagaaggttgacatttctgcatgtaagtatgcattggcgatggacgcctcaaccttggctttgttctttatatgattttttaatgtcctcaaatatctttcaaaaggatacatccaccgatattgcactggaccagccaatcgtgcctcatctgccaaatgaactggtaggtgctccattgaatcaaataaactaggcgggaagatacgctcaagtttgcaaagagtaacagctatcttctcactcagtattctcatgtcatatatggccacgttgcgggatgttaattctctgaagaagaaacttaactctgtaattgcctcccaaacattcttaggaagaagttctttaaatgcaacaggcagaaggatttgcatgaacacgtgacagtcgtgacttttcatgttgtgcatcttcagggcgttcatgtcaacgcatctactaatatttgacacgtacccatcgagaaacttaagactcttgatccattggagtaagatcttcttctcttccctgtcaagcgtataacatgctttcggataccctcgagttccatccactttcttcaactctttccgcttgcagaaggtgttcaattcttctctagatttttctgtatcttttgtcttccccttcacattcaggacagtattaaacacgttatcaaacacatttttctcaatgtgcataacatccagattatgtcgaatcaaaagatatctccaatagggtagatcccaaaatatgcttttctttttccaccctacatcttgatatttggcgagttgagcgttcctgccatcgaagtcttcggtaaccttcatgaagcctaacccctcgatttgattcaagatttgtattcctgatctttgttctggtggaccaacattgcatgtcttattcctcaagaatgaagttttgtttctcctaaacacatggttaggaggtaagaacttccgatgattatcaaaccacgattgttttccactcatcggcaaagtgaatgcttctgtattctccatgcaatgtggacatgccaatttcccagctgtaccccacccagacaacatagcgtacgctggaaaatcactgatagtccatatcagagctgctcgcatctggaaattttgcttcaacgatatgtcgtaagtgttcacaccaacctcccacagagattttaactcgtgtatcaatggctgtaagaatacgtccaacttcatctttgggtttgatgggccaggcacgaggactgtgaggaacatgaattgttctttcatgcacaaccacggaggcaggttatacggcgtgacaataactggccaagaagaatattgacgccctgattgtgcaaatggggcaaaaccatctgtagagaggcccaacCTCACATTTCTAATCTCatcggcgaatccaggaaagactgaattcaaatgtttccatgccggagagtcggccgggtggcgcattatcccatcgtctgtggaggtcgcatgccaccgcatatgttcagcagttgcaggagatgcaaacaatctctgcaatcggggcgtcaagggaaaatagtgcatctgtttagcgggcacttgtttctttctgcgactcccagatgcacgcaagctgtccttatatcgtgattggtcacagaacatacaactatgtagctcactagtttccccccaatacaacatgcagttattaacacagcaatcgatcttctctactggcaaacccaaaccacgtagatttcttttcgtactatagaagtcttctggacagttgttaccctctggtaaagcagctttcatcatcgaagacatctgattgtaagtcctctctgacatgtggctttcagtctttatgctcatgaattgagtcatccaacttaattgtgagtacgtgtcacatcctgcgtacaatggagtatccgctgcatccaacatattataaatctgttgagcgtcattattgggcggctgctccagatttggaggatcttgataattactaggtccagcatggtcatgcaccatcctttcgtagttattatataatccatcatcctcattcattatagcatgttctctcggcatagacagcggtgcttccccgtgacaaacccaaactttgtaattcaggacaaatccacgcctactaacatgttctctgaccgtaggtacatctaaatacgcttgattcttgcacttcttacacgggcacctaatgttaccttgtccatctgtgtacgccgtttgattgaacgcccactcaaggaaaaactcaagccccgtttcaaatgcggtacgatcattgtatctcgcgtacatccacgtacgattatcactcattcttgcaaattctaattgaaaaaaacaaataaaacataataaattacttgaaatctaacaaaatttcgacagcataaccccactatcctaactaccaagtgctcgactctaccagcaactatagtgaccatagtggtcctaatttactaagcctatactaggtctacccgaccccccaatgtcgaagcaataatacaatacaaataaaagcaataaaaatcatggtaattaaattaaaaacaatcatttgtagggagaagatccttaagaaataatcaatttctatcccaaagggagaagatccttaagaaattgattaaatctatcccacaatatatatatatatatataataatataacatttcataaacacatagcacataacattgaatttaacaaaattatccaacatatataaattattctaacaaacaacttaaactaattgattaaaattaatataatttaaaattaatcatgcttcataatttaaaatttaactaACAACATCATATATTAAatggattaatataatttaaaattaatcatgcttcatataatttaattataaacaaaatctattataaattaattaactatatataacaaataattaaatctatttaattaatatataattaaatacataaataaattcataattaaataattaaataaataaattagagagcgtacggtggtggtttccggtgggtgtcgtgaagaaggcggtgaaacgaggtcgtcgaactacaataaataatataagtgaaattatataattatatatatataattaaaattaattagatatatatatatatatatatatatatatatatatatatatatagatctagagagagagagagagagagagagagatacctgctgggtcggcggcggtcggcggcggtcggcggcggcggaggcggcggcgaaggaagagcagcagcagcaggggagGGGCTGGGGGGGTAGTTTCTGTTCGCGTGGGGGGGTTGGTTGCGGCGCAGATACTGAAAAAATGGGCAAACCCGCTGCCCTATATTTTAaaggttaccgacggcaaatgccgccgcTATATAGCGGCGGGGATTTTGCCGCCGCTaagtctataaatttaattaaataatgcgTATTTTAACATTAACGacggcgacgccgccgttaCATACCGGCGGcgagtttgccgtcggtaactggcCGGTAATTTCGAAATTTCGGGTCGCCTGCAATGCCGCCGCCTTGCCGCCGTtatctaccgacggcaaaatcgccgccggtagtTTTCGCCGGTAAATACGCGCTTTTTTGTAGTGTGTATTGTGCATATTTTTcttatgaaattacattatgAAATAcaatatatgtattgaaattatttaattcaaGATAAAGATACAATAAACTATAGTATAAACGAAATAAATTATAACACATTTAATTTTGGAGCCAACTTTTGAGATAGCCATATTGAGCAATAgaactcaatatttggccatccatcttaaaacacaaatttttgtcattttttgcaatttcaGACTGTATTGCCCTTCAGAAATACAAAGTTTACAAATTTTAGCCCTATAacactaatgttataatttgtgtcaaaagtaccaacaaaaagaaaaataaaaaaaatactaagtaatttggtacttttggcactaatatgttaaaatttgtgccaaaagaaccaatagaaataaaaaaaaaataagaatattagtgccaaaagtacc
It contains:
- the LOC130993531 gene encoding uncharacterized protein LOC130993531, which produces MLDAADTPLYAGCDTYSQLSWMTQFMSIKTESHMSERTYNQMSSMMKAALPEGNNCPEDFYSTKRNLRGLGLPVEKIDCCVNNCMLYWGETSELHSCMFCDQSRYKDSLRASGSRRKKQVPAKQMHYFPLTPRLQRLFASPATAEHMRWHATSTDDGIMRHPADSPAWKHLNSVFPGFADEIRNVRLGLSTDGFAPFAQSGRQYSSWPVIVTPYNLPPWLCMKEQFMFLTVLVPGPSNPKMKLDVFLQPLIHELKSLWEVGVNTYDISLKQNFQMRAALIWTISDFPAYAMLSGWGTAGKLACPHCMENTEAFTLPMSGKQSWFDNHRKFLPPNHVFRRNKTSFLRNKTCNVGPPEQRSGIQILNQIEGLGFMKVTEDFDGRNAQLAKYQDVGWKKKSIFWDLPYWRYLLIRHNLDVMHIEKNVFDNVFNTVLNVKGKTKDTEKSREELNTFCKRKELKKVDGTRGYPKACYTLDREEKKILLQWIKSLKFLDGYVSNISRCVDMNALKMHNMKSHDCHVFMQILLPVAFKELLPKNVWEAITELSFFFRELTSRNVAIYDMRILSEKIAVTLCKLERIFPPSLFDSMEHLPVHLADEARLAGPVQYRWMYPFERYLRTLKNHIKNKAKVEASIANAYLHAEMSTFSSFYFEDQISTKWTTLPRNIEMPVAENDDPLCLAIFKPIGRSLGRGTKRYMDEREWHAAHMYILSNCAEVAETYSKIFKEEKRYANPYMTDAEFEVAFHNEFILWFNHYVCRPCNDELNPYIRSLAAGPLREIETYSGYFVNGYRFHTTDHDRESATVNSGVCIKGSVYGSDRDVLDFYGRLQEVCVLEYPGYPIKQTVLFNCEWFDLSAQGTSIDTDFKLVSLNHT